DNA sequence from the Prolixibacter sp. SD074 genome:
GTTTGGTTTCCCCTGAATTGTTCCTGTTGAATCGGGCAGCCCGACAGCGTATACTTCACTACTATCGAGATTTAATTCAATGTAATCAGCTTTTAATTCAATATCTTTATAATCGACCTGAGCATCGCCATACATGTATACTTTCTTCCCGGTAATGGAAAAGTCCAGCGAATCGGAAGCCGTGTAGGTAATTTCTGCATCAATTGATTGTACTTGTTGAGAAGGTTTCTGCTCTTTCTGTGCATTATTACTCAATGAATCGGGCATTGAAGGGATTTCAGTTACTGGCCGCAACTGAGGTATTTTCCGTTCAACTGGTTCCTGAGCATAAGCCATCAAAGAATTAAACAACAGGATGACAAAGAGAAGATATAATCGATGATTTTTACCCAAAATCGTGTCTATTCAAATACGTTTAACCTACCGAATATGCGATAAAATGATGTAGTGCAAAAGTAAAAAAACCTCCTTTAGAATTAGGGTCTCGCTAAAAATTATTTAATCTTTCTATTTTTGTAGTAGTTATGATAAAGCAAGTGACGAAATGTACATTATAAATCTCTTCCACTTTCGAAAAACACGAAGGCCGCTGAGAACCATTTCTCGGTTATTGGGAATGGTTATTCTTTTTTCCTGTCCGGCGTATTCACAACCAGAAAACGAGCCTGCATATAAACTAAAGACGGTTGTATTGGATGCGGGGCACGGTGGGCGCGACCCCGGTGCCATGGTAGGAAAATTAATGGAAAAGGACATCGCGCTCGACATTGTATTAAAACTTGGACATTATATAAAGGAATACCTACCCAATGTGAAGGTGGTGTACACACGCGATAGCGATTACTTTGTCCCATTATATAAACGGGCAGAAATTGCCAATAAAATAAAGGCGGACTTATTCATTTCTGTGCATGTTAATATTTGTGGCAGTCCGTCCATCCACGGTACCGAAAGTTATGCACTGGGACTACACCGAACGGAGGACAACCTGGAGGTAGCCAAGAAAGAGAACAGCGTTATCTTGCTGGAGAAGGATCATACGACACGGTACGAAGGTTTTGACCCTAATTCCTCCGAATCATATATTATGTTCGAATTGGTTCAAAATGAATTTCTGGATCAAAGCCTGATGTTTGCTTCCGATGTACAGAATCAGTTCAGAACAAGAGCTGCCAGACATGACAGGGGAGTCCGTCAGGCAGGATTTCTTGTGCTTCGGGAAACCTCGATGCCCAGTGTTTTGATTGAGACGGGTTATATGAGCAACAAAAAGGAGCTGAATTACCTGGAAAGCGACAATGGAAGGGCCCTGATAGCATCAGCAATATTCCGTGCATTCCGAAATTACCGAAAAACCATCGAGGCCCGCAGCAACTATCACACACAGGTTGCAGAAAACAAAAAAGAGGGGCTGAAGCCAACCATTGACCCGGTTGTTGTTTCAACTCGTGATACCCTTGATTTATATAAAGGATTAGTATTTGCCATTCAGATTGCTGCTTCGAAACGGGAACTAAAACCAGAATCTAATAATTTCAAGGGAGTCAACGACCTCTATCGAATTAAGACGGACGATATTTACAGATACCTCACCTGCGCCTCGGAAAAAGAAGATGAGGTTCAGGATGAACTAAAAGAGGTTCAAAAGAAGTTCCCCGATGCCTATGTAGTAGCTTATGAAAATGGCCATCCTGTCTCAATACAAAAAGCCCGCAAAAAAGCCGCGGCGAAACACTAAAGTAGAATAGTGCTTTTTATATCAGGATTTTCCTCATTACTTTTGTTTAGACTCTATATCAATCTTAACCATACATGAAAATTAATAAGACCGCAAAAATCGGCTTACTCACGTTGGGAAGCCTTGCCATACTCATCTGGGGGGTCAACTTCCTGAAAGGGCGAGATATCTTCAAATCCGAAACCATATTCTATGCCCAATACCGCAATGTTGGCGGCCTCGAAGCGTCTTCAGATGTACGCCTGAATGGATTTAAAGTGGGATATGTAAGAGACATCTATTTCAAGGAAGACCACTCAGGTAACCTAATGGTCAAACTGGCCATCAACAAGCACTTTGAAATTCCCAAAGGAACAGTTGCGGAGATCGTCAGCACAGACATTTTAGGCTCACGATCAGTACAATTAACCCTGGGAAAAAGCAACGAATATTATCAGTCATACGATACCCTGCGCACATCGGTTGAAGCCGATTTAAAACAACAGGTAAGTGACGAGTTGGCTCCCATAAAGGCGAAAGCCGAAAACCTGCTGGCATCACTCGACTCAGCCATTACCGTAGTTACCTATGTGTTTAATGAACGCACACGCGAAAATCTCAGGGAAAGTTTTGCACACACCAATAATACGATTCTCAACCTCGAACAAACATCGAAAAACCTGAATATGTTGGTGGCCGAACAAAAGGAAAATATATCGGCTATCATAGCCAACATACGGAAAATAAGTGAGACCTTGAATAACAACGCCGATAACATTGATAATATCATGAAGAACCTGTCAAATGTTAGCGACACACTTTCAGCCTTGCAGCTACAGGCATCTTTAAACCGTTTCAATGATATGTTAACCAACCTCGACTCAATTATGGCCAAAGTGAACAACCGGGAAGGCAGTTTGGGACTTTTGGTAAATGATCCTCTACTTTACAATAACTTGAACCGGATTAGTCAAAACCTGAATCGCTTATTAATCGATTTGCGTCAAAATCCGAAACGCTTTATTCACTTTTCGGCCTTCGATTTGGGTAAGGAAATTTATCTTACCCCAAAGCATACTTCGCAACCCAATGAGGATGTGAAATTTAGGGTTCTCTTAGTGAGCAGCACTTCAGCAATCCCACTAGAATCATCTCTGTTTAAGCCATTTAAAGATGTAGAAGAAGTGAAATCAGGTAAGTATTTTACGTACTTTACCGGAAACGATTCGTCTATTGAAAAAATTAGAAGCATTCTAAATAAAGCACAAAATGTCTTTCCCGACGCTTCGATCGTAGCATTCAAAAACGGGAAAAAAATCAGATTAGAGAGAGCGTTAAAAAAGGTTAACAAATAAATTTCATTCCAATTTCATTTTTCTTAAATTCGATAGCTGAATATAATCGGAAATGCCCCCTGGTAACCGAGCCTGCCGCATCAATACCGGGAAGATTCCAGAAAACAGCTTAGCGACCGAGTATACAAAAATCTACATTACAAGATTTTGTGTCTCACGCTAAAACACAACTACTTGGCTGCCAGCCTGTTAATTAATTTTATTTTTTTTACATTTTTAATAAACTGATGCCTAAACCGATACTAAAATGCAAGCGTCATTGAAATTTTTTTCAGGATAATTTTTTACAACCTTTGTCTTGGGAAATGGAAATAATAACAAAGTTGAACTTCTTTTAAGCCTGCTGCCTAAATGAACAACGACCATGAAAAAGCCTGGGAAAATTGCCTCAGGATTGTAAAGGACAACGTTCCTGCCATTAGTTTTCGGACATGGTTTGAACCTATTGTTCCGGTTAAACTGGAAGAGAATGTATTGACGATTCAGGTACCGAGTCCGTTTTTTTACGAGTACCTGGAAGAACAATACATTGACATTTTACGTAAGACACTGCGAAAAGAATTAGGGCCGGGTGCAAAACTGGAATACAGCGTTGTGGTTGATAACAACAACACTGTTGACAGCAAACCCTACACTGTTAAGTTACCGACTAACAATAACAAAAGCATTAAGAACCGGCCACTTTCAGCTCCCCTCACTCAGGAAGAAAAATCAATCAAAAATCCGTTTGTGATTCCTGGTATCCAGAAGTTGCACATCGATCCGCAACTTAAAATGGATAATACCTTTGAAAATTTCGTGGAAGGAGAATGCAACCGACTGGCAAGAAGCGCCGGTTTTGCGGTCGCACAAAATCCGGGAGGAACAGCCTTCAATCCCCTGATGATTTACGGAAACTCGGGACTAGGGAAAACCCATTTGGCGCAAGCTATCGGGATTGAAGTAAAAGAGCATTATCCTGAAAAGATCGTATTATATGTAAATGCCAACAAATTCCAGACACAGTTCGCCGAAGCGACCCGGAACAATAACCGTAACGATTTCCTGCACTTTTATCAAATGATTGACGTATTGATTATTGATGACGTGCAGGAATTCGCCGGCAAGGAAAAGACACAGGAAACATTTTTCCACATCTTTAACCATCTGCATCAAACCGGGAAACAGCTTATTCTAACATCGGATAAGCCACCGATTGAACTGAAAGGACTGGAACAGCGTCTTTTGTCGCGCTTCAAATGGGGATTAACTGCTGATTTACAAATCCCCGATTTTGAGACCCGCATGAATATCTTGCGGAAGAAAATCTATAAGGACGGTATTGAAATACCCGAAGAGGTGCTCGAATACGTCGCTTCGCATATCAATACCAATGTCCGTGAACTGGAGGGAGCACTAATTTCGCTCCTCGCCCAGGCAACCCTGAACAAAAAGGAGATTACACTCGACCTCGCCATCAAGATGGTCAACAAGCTGGTAAAAAACACCCGGCGCGAAATCTCCATCGACTTTATTACAAAGGTAGTCTGCGATTACTTTGGAATGCCGGCCGAAAACTTACAGGAAAAAACGCGGAAACGTGAAGTTGTACAAGCCCGGCAGATTGCCATGTTCTTTTCAAAGAACATGACCAAATCGTCGCTGGCATCTATCGGTTCGCAAATTGGCGGGAAAGACCATGCAACCGTATTACACGCCTGTAAAACGGTTAGTAACCTGAAAGATACGGACAAAAATTTCAGGGTATACATCGACGAAATTGAACGCAAGCTGAAGATGTAATGCTTCGTTAAGTGACGAAAAAGCAGGCCTCCAGGCCTGCTTTTTTATATTTTCGTGTCCGTAAAACATCGCAAATCCATGCACTACCTGCTGTTAAGTATCCTGTCGTCGACGCTTATCTTTTTCATATTCAAATTTCTGGAAAAGTACAAAGCCGATCTGTTCCTGGTTATCCTGCTAAATTACATTACCGCGTCGATACTCGGTTTCCAGTTGGTCCCTCACCTACCAACGCTAACTAAGATAATAAAAGCCGGCTGGTTGCCATACGCGCTGCTCATCGGCATTTTATTCATTGCCATCTTTTTCCTTATTGCCCGGTCTTCACAAAAAGCGGGTATTACCATCACAGCATTGGCGGCCAAACTTTCAATGGTGGCGCCCATACTCTACTCCATTCTGTTCTTTGGCGAACGGGTAACTATCTTCCGGATACTGGGAATTGCCACAGCCATTCTTGCCGTACTCTTGGCAATTTATAAACGAAACGGCAAAACCAGCCGGAGTGCCATCTTACTTCCGGTCATCATTTTTCTGGGTACCGGAGCGGTTGACTCGATGGTAAAATATGTACAACAAGTATACGTGCGAGGAACTACCACAGCTGTTTTCACAACCGTGTTGTTTGCCACTGCAGGAATTATCGGATTACTGGTGATGCTGTTCAAGCGCCCCCGATGGAAAGAATTTTTCCGAGTGCCGGTTATTGCCGGAGGAATTTTCCTGGGGGCCGCCAACTTTGGTTCGCTCTATTTCATGATGCACGCCCTTTCATATAGTGGACTGGCAAGCTCGGTAGTTTTCGGCCTGAACAATATGTGCATCGTCGCCTTCTCCACCATCCTCGGCATGCTCTTCTTCCGCGAAAAGCTGAGTACCGTTAACTGGACCGGGATTATTCTCTCATTCATCAGTATCTTTATCCTCGTTTACATCTGATTTATGGAAGCAACCGATACATACCTGACCATTGCCGACCCATCCGAAGGACTCTACAAGGATAAGGGTAGTAAATTCATCGCTTATGCTTATCCCGTTTTCACAGAAGACGAAATCAAGGAAATTCTGAGCGAGATTAAGAAGAATCACCACAATGCACGGCACCATTGCTATGCCTGGCGATTGGGAGCCGATATGGAGCGCTATCGGGCCAATGACGACGGTGAACCTTCGGGAACTGCCGGCCGGCCAATCCTCGGGCAAATTCGCTCGAAGGGGCTGACCAATATTCTCATTGTGGTCGTCCGGTATTTTGGCGGAACACTATTAGGCGTGAGTGGCCTCATTAAAGCTTACGGAACAGCTGCCGCCGATGCACTGGGGCAAGCACAAATCACCAAAAGGATCATCGAAGATTTGGTCGAAGTGAAATTTGAATACCCGGCCATGAACAATGTCATGAAAATTATCAAGGACGATAACCTGGAGCAACTCGAAACTCAATTTGAACTTTCGTGCCGGATCGTGCTGGCCATCCGTCAGTCGGTAACTGAAACCATCACCGAAAAGTTGTCATCACTGGAGCAAACTAAAGTCGAACGCGTTGGCATCCGATAAGCAAATTGTGAATAAATTTTGAATTGAAATTGAAATATTTCAAAACCACTTTGCTTATCTTTGTCGCTAATGAAGAATGAACAGCCATTAGCGATTGAAAACATTCGGTTGTACGGATCTTTTCGCTTTCGAAATAAATTCAGGCGATGGGCGGGGCATTCCCTCCACCAGTTCATGCATCGATCGTTTCGACTAAAAATATTTCTTTCAAAAGCAACCAACAGGGCCATTTTCAATTGGAACTGTTGGTTTTTTTTTGTCCGCAATTTTAAAATACCATTCAATAACTTGTAAAAGCAGCTCCAATGAACGCAAAAAATCTGATTTCAATTACTGACTTTTCGAAAGAAGAATACCTGCGCATCATGGATTTGGCCGCCGATTTTGAAGCCAATCCCGATCAGCGTCTTCTTGACGGAAAAGTGGTAGCCACCCTTTTCTTTGAACCATCCACCCGCACACGCCTGAGTTTCGAAACGGCCATTAACCGTTTGGGTGGAGAAATCATTGGTTTTACCGATTCGTCTTCCTCCAGTGTAACCAAAGGGGAAACACTGCATGATACCATCAAAATGGTGAGCAACTACGCCGACCTGATCGTCATGCGGCATCCGCTCGAAGGGAGTGCCCGTTATGCATCCGAAGTATCGAATGTGCCGGTGATAAATGCCGGCGACGGCGCCAATCAGCATCCAACGCAAACGCTCCTGGACCTGTATTCTATCGTAAAAACACAGGGTAGCCTCAACGACATTAACCTTTTCATGGTAGGAGACCTGAAGTACGGCCGGACCGTTCACAGTTTGCTCATGGCCATGTCGCATTTCGAAAATCCAATTTTCAACTTTATCGCACCGCCTGAACTGGCCATGCCCAACGAATACAAGCTGTACCTCCGGTCGAAAGGCATGCGCTATTTCGAACACACCGAGTTTACTGATATCATCAACGAGGCAGACATTATTTACATGACACGGGTTCAGAAAGAGCGCTTCCCCGACCCGGTCGATTACGAGAAGGTAAAAAACGTTTATATTCTGCGCAACAAGATGTTGAAGCACACCAAGGACAACATGCGGATTCTGCACCCACTCCCACGGGTTAATGAAATCCACACCGATGTGGACAGCAACCCTAAAGCTTACTATTTCGATCAGGCCCGAAACGGTGTTTATACCCGTATGGCTATCATCGCCCATCTGTTGAACCTGAAATAATTCCGAATCTCAAAACAAGCAAAACAATGAAAAAACAATTAAACGTAAGTGCCATTAAGCAAGGTACCGTTATCGATCATATCCCCTCCACTGCTCTTTTTAAAGTCATTTCCATACTGAAACTTGACCACTGCAAGGACATGGTGACTTTTGGAAATAACCTCGACAGCAAGGTGATGGATGGGAAAGCCATCATCAAAGTGGAAAACCGGTTCTTTAAGGACAAAGAGATTAACAAAATTGCGCTGGTGGCACCACACGCCAAGCTCAACACCATCAAAGATTATGAAGTGGTTGGAAAATACGTAGTGGAAATTCCGGATGAAATACAGGATATCGCGCGTTGCTTCAATCCCAAATGCATCACCAACCACGAAAACATTGACACCTATTTTGAGGTGATTTCGAAATCGCCGGTGGCGCTGAAATGTCGTTACTGTGAAAAAATCACGCATCAGGATCAGATGGAAATCAAATAGAATTATCATATTTGGGCTTCCGGTCCAACCCGGAAACAGAAATGCTAATTCTCAGATATCATGCAAACTGATTTTCAAAATATCCTGAACGGCATAAAACCGTTGTTTGATGACGGTAAGAGCCGCGAACAGCTGCTGGCCGGCATTTGTGCAACATTGAAAGAAAAGGTTTACCATTACGACTGGATCGGTTTTTATCTGCTTGATGAAAGCACCAACCAACTGGTATTGGGCCCCTCTGTTGGAAAACCAACCGAACATACGCATATCCCGGTAGGAAAAGGCGTTTGCGGACAAGTTGCCGAAAGTGGCCTGACCAAAGTTGTTCAGGATGTCAGTGAAGAAAATAACTACATCGCTTGTAGCATCGATGTGCAGAGCGAAATTGTGGTGCCGGTAATGAAAAACGGAAAATTTGTAGCCGAAATCGATATCGATTCGCACTCGGCCGGACCGTTTACCGAAGAAGACGAGCAGTTTCTCGGGGCCATTTGCGAAATGGTGGCCGGACGGTTCTGACATGCTCCGGGTTTCAACCCGAAAAGAATATTCCTGTTATATCAAAGGAGGCTGTTGCCTCCTTTTTTTGTACTGAAAACTCAATTCTCTTTCGCCGGAAGGCAAAAACGCAAAACACCCCTCACGCAAGGGCAAAGCTGAAACGGGAACTAAATTCATACCGAACAAATCCGCAAAGCCATTCGCTTGGTTAGGCGAAGAGCAAAACACGTTCGCCCGGCATTCGCCTGGTTAGGCGAAGAGCAAAACACGTTCGCCCGCCATTCGCCTGGTTAGGCGAAGAACAAAACACGTTCGCCCGCCATTCGCCTGGTTAGGCGAAGAGCAAAACACGTTCGCACCGCCATTCGCCTGGTTAGGCGAAAAGCAAAACACGTTCGCCCGGCATTTCCCGGCTCTGTTTGAACGATTCCGGTCCGCATTTTCGCAACAAAAACGGCTGCCTCAATCCGTTCGGAAATTGAAACAGCCGTTCTGGTCGTCCGGAAAACTGAATTTCCGGTTACCGGATGCGATCAATGGAACGAACCAGCGCTTCGTCACGGCCGATATTCCGGATGGCCAGATAAGTTAAAACCACCGCAATTAATGGCATCACCAAACTGGGTTCAAAGCTGTACTTACCATTCAGTAAACTGGCGCTGCGCGAGGTAAAATAAAAGATAACGCCCGACAGGCCAATCATCAGCAAGATATTGAAAACAGACAATCGGATCTGACGAATCCTCTTCTTGAACGAAAAAATTGTGACCAGGTTCACCAGCACAATAATTCCCAGTAAGATCTGAATGGGAAGTCCACTATAGATGATTTCCGGGTTCCTGGCTTCCTGCAGGTAAACGCCCGCTCTGTCGAAAACATAAATAGCGCCGTCACCGCCGATTATCTCAGCAAAGGGAACGAAAAACAGGGCTGCTATCAACAGCAGCGCGCCCAACAGATAAATGGATTGTATTCGTTGTAACATCGTTGTTCTTTTTCCTGCAAAATTAAACTTTCGCCGGTAAGCATCAACAGAAATATGCCAATTAGTTATTGTTCAAAATCAATGGCAGGCCATTATCCCCGGCACCAATCACAATCACTTTCGAATTCTGGGAATTAGCCAGTTCCAGCGTCGCTTCAATTCCCCGCTGTTTCAAAATTTTATCCGTCAACGATTTATTGATAATGTCGTTATAAGCAGCAATTCCTTCAGCCTGGATCCGTTTCCGCTCGGCTTCACTCTTCTCTTTATCCAGCCGGAATTGGTAAGCCAACGCTTCCTGTTCCTGTTTCAACTTACTTTCGATGGCCATTTTAATTTCATTAGGCAGATTGATCGAACGAATCAGTAGCGCACGTAAATCAATGTTATTCTGCTCCATCACCTTGCGGGCTTCGTCAATAATCGCCGCCTCCACTTCCGACCGTTTGGTTGAGTAAATTTCCTCCGCCGTATAGCGCCCCGCTACTCGTCTGACCGTTGAACGAATTTCGGGGATAATCAGCTGGTCGATATAATCTTT
Encoded proteins:
- a CDS encoding N-acetylmuramoyl-L-alanine amidase, whose amino-acid sequence is MYIINLFHFRKTRRPLRTISRLLGMVILFSCPAYSQPENEPAYKLKTVVLDAGHGGRDPGAMVGKLMEKDIALDIVLKLGHYIKEYLPNVKVVYTRDSDYFVPLYKRAEIANKIKADLFISVHVNICGSPSIHGTESYALGLHRTEDNLEVAKKENSVILLEKDHTTRYEGFDPNSSESYIMFELVQNEFLDQSLMFASDVQNQFRTRAARHDRGVRQAGFLVLRETSMPSVLIETGYMSNKKELNYLESDNGRALIASAIFRAFRNYRKTIEARSNYHTQVAENKKEGLKPTIDPVVVSTRDTLDLYKGLVFAIQIAASKRELKPESNNFKGVNDLYRIKTDDIYRYLTCASEKEDEVQDELKEVQKKFPDAYVVAYENGHPVSIQKARKKAAAKH
- a CDS encoding MlaD family protein, translated to MKINKTAKIGLLTLGSLAILIWGVNFLKGRDIFKSETIFYAQYRNVGGLEASSDVRLNGFKVGYVRDIYFKEDHSGNLMVKLAINKHFEIPKGTVAEIVSTDILGSRSVQLTLGKSNEYYQSYDTLRTSVEADLKQQVSDELAPIKAKAENLLASLDSAITVVTYVFNERTRENLRESFAHTNNTILNLEQTSKNLNMLVAEQKENISAIIANIRKISETLNNNADNIDNIMKNLSNVSDTLSALQLQASLNRFNDMLTNLDSIMAKVNNREGSLGLLVNDPLLYNNLNRISQNLNRLLIDLRQNPKRFIHFSAFDLGKEIYLTPKHTSQPNEDVKFRVLLVSSTSAIPLESSLFKPFKDVEEVKSGKYFTYFTGNDSSIEKIRSILNKAQNVFPDASIVAFKNGKKIRLERALKKVNK
- the dnaA gene encoding chromosomal replication initiator protein DnaA, which encodes MNNDHEKAWENCLRIVKDNVPAISFRTWFEPIVPVKLEENVLTIQVPSPFFYEYLEEQYIDILRKTLRKELGPGAKLEYSVVVDNNNTVDSKPYTVKLPTNNNKSIKNRPLSAPLTQEEKSIKNPFVIPGIQKLHIDPQLKMDNTFENFVEGECNRLARSAGFAVAQNPGGTAFNPLMIYGNSGLGKTHLAQAIGIEVKEHYPEKIVLYVNANKFQTQFAEATRNNNRNDFLHFYQMIDVLIIDDVQEFAGKEKTQETFFHIFNHLHQTGKQLILTSDKPPIELKGLEQRLLSRFKWGLTADLQIPDFETRMNILRKKIYKDGIEIPEEVLEYVASHINTNVRELEGALISLLAQATLNKKEITLDLAIKMVNKLVKNTRREISIDFITKVVCDYFGMPAENLQEKTRKREVVQARQIAMFFSKNMTKSSLASIGSQIGGKDHATVLHACKTVSNLKDTDKNFRVYIDEIERKLKM
- a CDS encoding DMT family transporter → MHYLLLSILSSTLIFFIFKFLEKYKADLFLVILLNYITASILGFQLVPHLPTLTKIIKAGWLPYALLIGILFIAIFFLIARSSQKAGITITALAAKLSMVAPILYSILFFGERVTIFRILGIATAILAVLLAIYKRNGKTSRSAILLPVIIFLGTGAVDSMVKYVQQVYVRGTTTAVFTTVLFATAGIIGLLVMLFKRPRWKEFFRVPVIAGGIFLGAANFGSLYFMMHALSYSGLASSVVFGLNNMCIVAFSTILGMLFFREKLSTVNWTGIILSFISIFILVYI
- a CDS encoding YigZ family protein → MEATDTYLTIADPSEGLYKDKGSKFIAYAYPVFTEDEIKEILSEIKKNHHNARHHCYAWRLGADMERYRANDDGEPSGTAGRPILGQIRSKGLTNILIVVVRYFGGTLLGVSGLIKAYGTAAADALGQAQITKRIIEDLVEVKFEYPAMNNVMKIIKDDNLEQLETQFELSCRIVLAIRQSVTETITEKLSSLEQTKVERVGIR
- the pyrB gene encoding aspartate carbamoyltransferase, translated to MNAKNLISITDFSKEEYLRIMDLAADFEANPDQRLLDGKVVATLFFEPSTRTRLSFETAINRLGGEIIGFTDSSSSSVTKGETLHDTIKMVSNYADLIVMRHPLEGSARYASEVSNVPVINAGDGANQHPTQTLLDLYSIVKTQGSLNDINLFMVGDLKYGRTVHSLLMAMSHFENPIFNFIAPPELAMPNEYKLYLRSKGMRYFEHTEFTDIINEADIIYMTRVQKERFPDPVDYEKVKNVYILRNKMLKHTKDNMRILHPLPRVNEIHTDVDSNPKAYYFDQARNGVYTRMAIIAHLLNLK
- the pyrI gene encoding aspartate carbamoyltransferase regulatory subunit, whose protein sequence is MKKQLNVSAIKQGTVIDHIPSTALFKVISILKLDHCKDMVTFGNNLDSKVMDGKAIIKVENRFFKDKEINKIALVAPHAKLNTIKDYEVVGKYVVEIPDEIQDIARCFNPKCITNHENIDTYFEVISKSPVALKCRYCEKITHQDQMEIK
- a CDS encoding GAF domain-containing protein; amino-acid sequence: MQTDFQNILNGIKPLFDDGKSREQLLAGICATLKEKVYHYDWIGFYLLDESTNQLVLGPSVGKPTEHTHIPVGKGVCGQVAESGLTKVVQDVSEENNYIACSIDVQSEIVVPVMKNGKFVAEIDIDSHSAGPFTEEDEQFLGAICEMVAGRF
- a CDS encoding DUF4293 domain-containing protein, with protein sequence MLQRIQSIYLLGALLLIAALFFVPFAEIIGGDGAIYVFDRAGVYLQEARNPEIIYSGLPIQILLGIIVLVNLVTIFSFKKRIRQIRLSVFNILLMIGLSGVIFYFTSRSASLLNGKYSFEPSLVMPLIAVVLTYLAIRNIGRDEALVRSIDRIR
- a CDS encoding prohibitin family protein — its product is MNFKRSYIVLAVIAIIVLVVFSSSIFFTIQPGERAVIFRQFTNGLDKEHVYLPGFHMIAPWNKLYVYDVKEKKREETMDVLDKSGLSIKMDVSIRFNPVHNRIGYLHETFGKDYIDQLIIPEIRSTVRRVAGRYTAEEIYSTKRSEVEAAIIDEARKVMEQNNIDLRALLIRSINLPNEIKMAIESKLKQEQEALAYQFRLDKEKSEAERKRIQAEGIAAYNDIINKSLTDKILKQRGIEATLELANSQNSKVIVIGAGDNGLPLILNNN